A window of Sulfurovum riftiae contains these coding sequences:
- a CDS encoding tyrosine-protein phosphatase, which produces MFSFFKKKEEKKSAPRLRVDLHSHLIPGIDDGSQSMEESLSLLRGMKSLGYEKVITTPHIMSDAYKNTPKNIKEGLIKLRETALNEGIEIEINAAAEYYLDDGFVDLLEQGEMMTVNGKYLLFETSYVSKPLRTEEMIFEITSAGYTPIMAHPERYRYIKEPMKEYGRFKELGVLFQVNLNSFGGHYGRSAKVLADFLSKNGMIDYLGSDVHHQKHVSSLKNIFLSDVYREIFEHNKILNHQLV; this is translated from the coding sequence ATGTTCTCTTTTTTTAAAAAGAAAGAAGAGAAAAAATCTGCTCCCAGATTAAGAGTGGATCTCCATTCCCACCTTATCCCCGGTATAGACGACGGTTCCCAAAGTATGGAAGAGAGCCTCTCTCTGCTAAGAGGCATGAAATCATTGGGCTATGAAAAAGTGATCACGACCCCACATATTATGTCCGATGCCTACAAGAATACGCCAAAGAACATCAAAGAGGGGCTGATAAAGCTTCGTGAGACTGCTTTAAATGAAGGTATAGAGATCGAGATCAATGCTGCTGCAGAGTATTACCTGGATGATGGTTTTGTCGATCTTCTGGAGCAGGGAGAGATGATGACAGTCAATGGAAAATACCTGCTTTTTGAAACCTCTTATGTCTCCAAACCGCTGCGTACGGAAGAGATGATCTTTGAGATCACTTCTGCAGGCTATACTCCCATTATGGCACATCCTGAACGTTACCGTTACATCAAAGAGCCTATGAAAGAGTATGGCAGATTTAAAGAACTTGGTGTGTTGTTTCAGGTCAACCTCAACTCTTTTGGCGGACATTATGGCAGATCGGCAAAAGTGTTGGCCGATTTTTTAAGCAAGAATGGAATGATAGACTATCTCGGTTCGGACGTGCATCATCAAAAACATGTAAGCAGTCTCAAAAATATTTTTCTCTCAGATGTCTACAGGGAAATATTTGAACATAATAAAATCTTAAATCATCAACTTGTTTAA
- a CDS encoding polysaccharide biosynthesis/export family protein codes for MLKKSIAVLGALLMLVGCGSLDSEYQLVQNEKSTVQEDVAVPKGSIEYRILPQDRLKVVFYRDPQQSAEVSTGELGQEMNTDGILVNTAGYVTLPLIGKVKVAGLTQTQAADRITQRLRKYLNSPSVYVEVMNKRIYVLGEVNKPGVVKLDREKMTLFEAIAFSGDLTDNAVRDNIIIVSNKPGKGLTMRSVDLTNFKTMRYASLMLRPNDIVYVQPDGWKEFRVKSNNFTAPFETITKIAAPFVTLKYLSD; via the coding sequence ATGTTAAAAAAATCAATAGCTGTGCTCGGAGCACTGCTTATGCTGGTTGGATGCGGAAGTCTGGACTCGGAATACCAACTGGTACAAAATGAGAAAAGTACGGTACAGGAAGATGTAGCCGTACCAAAGGGGAGTATTGAGTATCGTATTCTGCCGCAAGATAGGTTGAAGGTCGTATTTTACCGTGATCCGCAGCAGAGTGCAGAGGTATCGACAGGGGAACTGGGACAGGAGATGAACACAGATGGTATTCTGGTAAACACCGCCGGTTATGTGACACTTCCGCTTATAGGAAAAGTGAAAGTAGCAGGCTTGACGCAAACACAGGCAGCAGACCGCATTACCCAGCGTCTTAGAAAATACCTTAATTCGCCTTCTGTCTATGTGGAAGTCATGAACAAGCGTATTTATGTCCTTGGAGAGGTCAACAAACCGGGTGTTGTAAAGCTTGACAGAGAGAAGATGACGCTTTTTGAAGCGATCGCATTTTCGGGAGACCTGACAGACAATGCAGTAAGAGACAACATCATCATTGTCTCAAACAAACCGGGAAAAGGATTGACAATGAGAAGTGTCGACCTGACCAATTTCAAAACAATGCGTTATGCTTCTTTGATGCTGAGACCGAACGATATTGTCTATGTACAGCCGGACGGATGGAAAGAGTTCAGGGTCAAGTCAAACAATTTCACAGCACCGTTCGAGACCATTACGAAGATTGCAGCACCGTTTGTAACACTTAAGTACCTTAGCGATTAA
- a CDS encoding glycosyltransferase family 4 protein, which translates to MLLFEFISVFVLSALLIYVVKEHAEKWGMTDIPNDRSTHVHHTVRGAGIGFYLATVIVLALFSHEMVLSHLWTFVAIFLVFFVGVLDDHNDTSPNTKFFIIILSTVFLYFDGIVISDLGIFFGVELSLGWFALPFTIFAVTGFTNALNLIDGLDGLAGTISIVILLGFFTVGYQYDDLFMMYLSGSFIAALSAFLIYNWHPASIFMGDSGSLTLGFIISLLAIRSLEYLPTISILFVAAIPILDTLVVMIRRKRNGRSMFSADRCHIHHILRHFFAEDTPKTVFFLGVFQAVYTFTGLQLAKDTDEGYLLMLFALNVITFYLFLGAMIKRQKREC; encoded by the coding sequence ATGCTGCTGTTTGAATTCATTTCTGTCTTTGTGCTCTCGGCTCTCTTGATATATGTGGTGAAAGAGCACGCGGAGAAGTGGGGTATGACCGATATTCCCAATGACCGGAGTACACATGTACATCACACAGTCAGAGGGGCGGGCATAGGATTTTATCTGGCCACGGTCATTGTCTTGGCACTCTTCAGCCATGAGATGGTCCTTTCTCACCTCTGGACCTTTGTCGCCATCTTTCTGGTCTTTTTTGTCGGGGTACTGGATGACCATAATGATACCTCTCCCAATACCAAATTCTTTATTATCATCCTCAGTACGGTCTTTCTCTATTTTGATGGTATCGTGATTAGTGATCTGGGTATTTTTTTCGGTGTTGAACTTTCTCTGGGATGGTTCGCTCTGCCTTTTACGATCTTTGCCGTCACAGGCTTTACCAATGCCCTCAATCTCATTGACGGACTTGACGGATTGGCAGGGACGATCTCCATTGTTATTTTATTGGGATTCTTTACCGTAGGTTATCAATACGATGATCTGTTCATGATGTACCTATCGGGCTCCTTTATCGCGGCACTTTCAGCATTCCTCATCTATAACTGGCATCCTGCTTCCATTTTTATGGGTGACAGCGGCTCTTTGACCCTGGGATTCATCATTTCACTATTGGCCATCAGGTCGCTGGAGTATCTGCCTACGATCAGTATACTCTTTGTGGCAGCCATTCCGATTTTGGATACACTGGTAGTGATGATAAGACGTAAACGTAACGGGCGCTCGATGTTCTCTGCGGACCGCTGCCATATCCACCATATCCTGAGACATTTCTTTGCGGAAGATACACCCAAAACAGTCTTTTTTCTGGGGGTATTCCAGGCGGTCTACACTTTCACGGGTCTGCAGTTGGCCAAAGATACGGACGAGGGCTATCTTCTTATGCTCTTTGCACTGAATGTGATCACTTTCTATCTTTTCCTTGGTGCGATGATCAAGAGACAGAAAAGAGAGTGTTGA
- a CDS encoding helix-turn-helix domain-containing protein — translation MHFNEYLRSCREHAHLTQEQLVQELYNYDIGSFTGLETSTLSKWERSIVKPKLSRQVRIMQYFQTRTNSALPCWEEYSETDAEEMICKAGMRNLLGKSKELILNFPQKMIGADDLKVLQLRNSEMIDKIIDINIDLDRGFNHKFTELLPEHFKEWALHPSNSFFVCDYKGQFFGLLFTLRLKPEAFEKIINLEIREKDLTLEDFASFDEMGSSYVISFFAMNEKAATMLFIRYYAHLIANQKAIEEVGVATMMEDARKLLVNMNLKEHYSMTLDNGKTIQTYRESLSNFLASEYTVKMILSRQECPEE, via the coding sequence GTGCACTTCAACGAATATCTGAGATCATGCAGAGAACATGCCCACCTTACGCAGGAACAGCTGGTACAGGAACTCTACAACTATGATATAGGGAGTTTTACCGGGCTTGAAACCAGTACACTGAGCAAGTGGGAACGCAGTATTGTAAAACCGAAACTCTCCAGGCAGGTCCGTATCATGCAGTATTTTCAGACACGTACCAACTCTGCACTGCCCTGCTGGGAGGAGTACAGCGAAACAGATGCTGAAGAGATGATCTGTAAAGCGGGGATGAGAAATCTTCTTGGGAAAAGCAAAGAACTTATACTCAATTTTCCACAGAAGATGATAGGTGCCGATGACCTTAAAGTACTTCAGCTTCGTAACTCAGAGATGATCGACAAGATCATTGATATCAACATTGACCTGGACAGAGGCTTCAACCACAAATTTACAGAACTGCTTCCTGAACACTTCAAAGAGTGGGCACTGCACCCTTCAAACTCATTTTTCGTCTGTGACTACAAAGGGCAGTTCTTCGGACTTCTTTTTACACTCAGACTCAAACCTGAAGCCTTTGAGAAGATCATCAATCTTGAGATAAGGGAAAAGGATCTGACACTGGAAGATTTTGCTTCATTCGATGAGATGGGTTCCAGCTATGTCATCTCTTTCTTTGCCATGAATGAGAAGGCTGCCACCATGCTTTTTATCCGCTACTATGCCCATCTCATAGCCAACCAGAAAGCGATTGAGGAAGTAGGAGTGGCGACCATGATGGAGGATGCCAGAAAACTACTCGTAAATATGAATCTCAAAGAACATTACAGTATGACACTGGATAATGGCAAAACCATTCAGACCTACAGAGAGTCACTCTCCAATTTTCTTGCTTCCGAATATACCGTGAAGATGATACTTTCCAGGCAGGAATGTCCTGAAGAGTAA
- a CDS encoding Fic family protein translates to MKETKKWIWQHPSYPGFPYDHKALDTVLSQVTRNTGILEGTISTLDKNNTTSIQVDAVTNEIMASSEIEGEILSRDSVRSSVRKKLDESFDYTNDRSTHHTDGLVDVLIDSSFNHEPLTEERIHGWHNALFPTGYSGLVKIQVATYRTEAMSIVSGQGLKEKTHYEAPPPEYLDEEMDRFFHYINTSTDNPYIKSAIAHLWFVIIHPYDDGNGRIARAITNYVLSKELGLSHKYFSISSAVIDDKRNYYNILEKTNKLLYNLAYDFTLWILWHTNMINSAIHISLENIQTVVKKAKFWDRTRDLHLNEKQIKMLNKLLDAGEGKFEGGLTNKKYRSITGTTQVTASRHIKELVDKGLIREIEGHGGRSTRYDIAWEA, encoded by the coding sequence ATGAAAGAGACAAAGAAGTGGATCTGGCAGCATCCGTCTTACCCGGGTTTTCCATATGACCATAAAGCATTAGATACCGTACTTTCACAAGTAACACGAAATACTGGTATCCTTGAAGGCACTATCAGTACACTGGATAAAAACAATACCACTTCTATTCAGGTAGATGCAGTGACCAATGAGATCATGGCATCCTCAGAGATAGAAGGTGAAATACTCAGCAGGGACAGTGTACGTTCATCTGTACGGAAAAAACTTGACGAGAGTTTTGACTATACCAACGACCGTTCAACCCACCATACAGATGGCTTGGTCGATGTATTGATAGACAGCAGCTTCAACCATGAGCCACTGACAGAAGAGCGAATACATGGATGGCACAATGCCCTCTTTCCTACGGGTTACAGTGGACTTGTCAAAATACAGGTTGCCACATACCGTACTGAAGCCATGTCTATTGTATCTGGTCAAGGATTGAAAGAAAAAACACACTATGAAGCACCTCCGCCGGAATATCTGGATGAAGAGATGGATCGTTTTTTTCACTATATCAACACTTCAACAGATAATCCCTATATCAAAAGTGCCATTGCACACCTGTGGTTTGTCATCATCCACCCTTACGATGACGGCAACGGCAGGATCGCCAGAGCCATCACCAATTATGTACTCTCCAAAGAGTTGGGACTCAGCCATAAATACTTTTCCATCTCCTCTGCGGTCATAGATGACAAAAGGAATTATTATAATATCCTGGAAAAGACCAATAAACTGCTGTATAACCTAGCCTATGACTTTACACTATGGATCCTCTGGCATACCAATATGATAAACAGTGCCATTCATATCTCTTTGGAAAATATCCAAACCGTTGTCAAGAAAGCAAAATTCTGGGATAGAACCAGAGATCTCCATCTCAATGAGAAACAGATTAAAATGCTCAATAAGCTTTTAGATGCGGGAGAGGGGAAATTTGAAGGCGGTTTGACCAATAAGAAATACAGAAGTATCACCGGCACAACACAGGTCACTGCTTCACGTCATATCAAAGAATTGGTAGACAAAGGTCTGATACGGGAAATTGAAGGACATGGAGGAAGAAGTACAAGATATGATATTGCATGGGAGGCATAA
- a CDS encoding DUF262 domain-containing protein, whose translation MEARNRKLEDWYGKIRHGEIKLPRFQRFEAWDKHRISSLLETIIKNLPLGITLILEVGDEEKFISRYLETAPETNNRVQEHLLDGQQRLTALWRTLHNNYDWETYYVYLEEFDSYDNDEDRDDLTVFFRGRYLKKGTKYPLWCDIPSQCLERGLFPTYLLKPTDIQEEIDKWVDLATAPMKPKNGGMDAIESFYQLKKQVSDKIKDLRSIVANYNLPYLSLPSHTDKSIALQVFINMNTNSKPLSTYDIIVAEVESVMGQSLHDLVDGINNEYPSIAKYSELPDLILTTSALLQDKLPNQRGAWDMDKRKIVEQWNIMKKGLHNMALFLKNEGIFDRQRLPTNAVLAVIAALYSDIPESGDKKGQDELLLKKYLWHSFFSDRYENSAATHAYADFSILKRIIRGDKKKDDSLYSVNDVPIFKDHQMVEAEELYTAEWPKRATIRGRAVLAVACRLGALDFSTGQRVDVNNIEKRHYHHIFPDALLKEADIPSFLALNCALIEDKTNISIGRKDPLTYMKERYEWTTEQIVQERLQSHLIPIDELSNGGYENLSEEEKISKLKLDFEAFIHARAKLIVKAAILLAEGHQVNIQSTYQEA comes from the coding sequence ATGGAAGCACGAAATAGAAAGCTTGAAGACTGGTATGGGAAGATCCGCCACGGTGAAATAAAACTACCAAGGTTCCAAAGATTTGAAGCTTGGGACAAGCATAGAATAAGCAGTCTTCTTGAAACTATCATTAAGAACTTACCTCTTGGAATAACACTTATTCTGGAAGTAGGAGATGAGGAAAAGTTCATTTCCCGCTATTTGGAAACTGCACCAGAAACCAATAATCGTGTACAAGAGCACCTTTTAGATGGACAACAAAGATTGACTGCATTATGGCGTACTCTGCATAACAACTATGACTGGGAAACATACTATGTTTATCTTGAAGAGTTCGATTCCTATGATAACGATGAAGATCGAGATGACTTGACCGTATTTTTCCGTGGACGCTACTTAAAAAAAGGAACAAAATATCCTTTGTGGTGTGATATTCCATCACAATGCCTGGAAAGAGGCTTGTTCCCTACGTACCTTCTCAAACCTACCGATATTCAAGAAGAGATAGACAAATGGGTTGACCTGGCAACTGCACCTATGAAACCAAAAAATGGTGGCATGGACGCCATTGAATCATTTTATCAGTTAAAAAAACAGGTGAGTGATAAGATTAAAGATTTACGAAGTATTGTTGCCAACTATAACCTACCTTATTTATCACTCCCCTCGCATACAGATAAAAGTATAGCTTTGCAGGTTTTCATCAATATGAATACAAACAGCAAACCTCTTTCCACTTATGATATTATTGTTGCTGAAGTTGAAAGTGTTATGGGGCAATCTCTTCATGATCTTGTAGACGGCATTAATAATGAATATCCTTCTATAGCTAAATACTCTGAGTTACCAGACCTCATTCTTACTACCTCTGCACTATTACAAGATAAGCTTCCTAATCAGCGTGGTGCCTGGGATATGGACAAACGTAAAATAGTGGAGCAGTGGAATATTATGAAAAAAGGGCTTCATAATATGGCTCTATTTTTAAAAAATGAAGGGATCTTTGATAGACAAAGACTTCCAACAAATGCTGTTTTAGCTGTTATCGCTGCACTTTATAGTGACATTCCTGAGTCTGGAGATAAAAAAGGACAAGATGAACTATTATTGAAAAAATATTTATGGCACTCCTTTTTCTCTGATCGATACGAGAACTCGGCAGCGACACATGCGTATGCTGATTTTTCCATTTTAAAACGTATTATACGTGGAGACAAAAAGAAAGATGATTCTCTATATAGTGTGAATGATGTTCCTATCTTCAAAGACCATCAGATGGTAGAGGCTGAAGAACTATACACGGCTGAATGGCCTAAACGTGCAACAATTCGTGGTCGTGCCGTGCTTGCTGTGGCATGTCGTCTTGGCGCACTGGACTTTTCGACAGGACAGCGTGTGGATGTTAACAATATAGAAAAACGACATTATCATCATATTTTTCCAGATGCCTTACTCAAAGAAGCTGATATTCCTAGCTTTTTAGCTCTAAATTGTGCACTGATAGAGGATAAAACAAATATTTCCATAGGCAGGAAAGATCCACTTACCTACATGAAGGAAAGATATGAGTGGACAACCGAACAGATTGTACAGGAAAGACTTCAATCACATCTTATACCTATAGATGAGCTCTCAAATGGTGGCTATGAAAACCTCTCAGAAGAGGAAAAAATTTCAAAGTTAAAATTAGATTTTGAAGCTTTTATACATGCACGTGCAAAACTAATAGTAAAAGCAGCTATACTCTTGGCAGAAGGGCATCAGGTGAATATTCAGAGTACTTATCAAGAAGCATGA
- a CDS encoding Rad52/Rad22 family DNA repair protein yields MGDLSTDKQNYLLKYNFDSCRVKTRQQGNISLSYLDGYDIIDTVNFAFGFGNWSYNVTLPEQVSEELNQNQSKVIGHKAIVAVTIYDLHHQATVSREDIGFGTGIARYYASAHESGVKETVTDRLKHALRTFGNQFGNALYDKS; encoded by the coding sequence ATCGGAGACCTCAGCACAGACAAACAAAACTATCTGCTCAAGTACAATTTTGACAGCTGTAGAGTAAAAACACGACAACAAGGTAACATCTCCCTCTCTTATCTGGATGGGTATGACATCATCGATACGGTAAACTTCGCCTTTGGTTTCGGGAACTGGTCGTACAATGTAACTCTACCGGAACAGGTAAGTGAAGAGCTCAATCAAAACCAGAGCAAAGTCATTGGGCACAAGGCTATCGTAGCTGTGACCATCTATGACCTACACCATCAAGCCACTGTTAGCAGAGAGGATATTGGTTTCGGTACGGGTATTGCCAGATACTATGCTTCGGCTCATGAATCAGGAGTAAAGGAAACTGTAACTGATAGACTCAAACATGCATTAAGGACATTTGGAAATCAATTTGGGAATGCCCTCTATGATAAGAGTTAA